The nucleotide window GATATTTGCACCCATTCTGTTCAGCATCTTGCATAGTTGCTGAAGATATGGTTCGCAAGCCGCGTTGTAAATACTTGTTTTTCCTTTTGCCAAAACGGCAGCCATTACAATATTGGCCGTTCCGGTTACAGAAGCCTCTTCAAGAAGAATGAATTTTCCTTTCAGTTCTTTAGCTCTTAGAGAATAATAAGCTTCTTCCTCATCATAAGTGAATTCTGCGCCCAATTCCACAAAACCTTGGAAATGCGTGTCCAAACGTCTTCTTCCGATCTTGTCTCCACCTGGTGTTGGCAAATAGGCTTCCCCAAATCTCGCCAACATCGGACCCAAGATCATCACAGAACCTCTCAGTTTTGCGCCATCTTTCTTGAATTCCTGAGATTTTATATAATCGAAATTGACCTCATCTGCTTTGAAAGTGTAGTCTCCTTTTCCGTTTTTCGTAACTTTTACGTTAAAATCCTGTAAGATGTCAATCAATTTGTTGACATCTTTAATATCCGGAATATTACTGATTCGCACCTCATCTTCAGTCAACAAAACAGCACAAAGGATTTGTAAAGCTTCATTTTTCGCACCTTGTGGTGTGATCTCTCCGCTTAATTTTTTTCCTCCTCGTATTTCGAACGCATTACTCATTATTTTCTCTTGTTTTTATGGTTTTGGAAGTTATTCCTTCTGTTATTGTTGTTATTATTTTGATTTGGATTCCTGTTGTTACTATTTGGGTTCCTGTTGTTATTGTTCCTGTTGGCAGCGTAGTAGATCTTGCTTCTTTCCAGAGATTCCAAAGTGGTAAGGTCCAATTTGTCATTGGAAAGTTCCTTCAAGTGGCGGAAGATCACATCGTCCTGCACGTGTTCCTTGTTGTAGACATTGTAGGACTTTTTCATATTGTTGGCGATCACGTGGGTCAAAGCTTCTTTTTCGTCGCCTTCTTCCAGTGCGATGGCTTTTTCTATCAATTGCAGGATGCTCTTTCCGTAGAATTTATAAGCATTATCCAAAGAAGGATAGTCCATTTTTCTAGGTTTCGTGATCAGGTCATCCGCAGAAAGTACCGGATACGGAGAATCTACATCCAAGTTGTGGTCTGCCAAAATAAACAAGTGGTCCCAAAGCTTGTGCTTGTAGTTTTCCTCATCGCGAAGATGTGGGTTTCTCTGTCCCATAAACTCGATGATGGCAAGCGCCATTTCATTTCTTTCCTCTTTTGTTTGCAGGGTTTTGCAATGCTCCACCAGCTGCTGTATGTTGCGCCCATATTCGGGCAGTAATAGTTGTGTTCTGTCGGTATTATAATCCATAATGTGCAAATATAAAAATATAAAATCAGAAAAAATTCAATTTTAAAATTTTAGAAAAAACTAACAATTATTTGGGCGTGTCCCTTTGTTTCCCAGCCGCAAGATCCCAACGCAAAACAAGCGGGCCGTGCTTTCCGCTATATCTTTTTTCCGCAGCCGCATTTCCACCACCACAAAAAAGGATGCCGCTGCAATCACTCACGCAGCTACAACGTCAATTCACGCTACAACCAATTAGTTGATGAATTTTTTCCGCTGTTCCGCACTCGGTAAGAAACATTGATTTGCAGCCAATTTTTTACGATTTCTGGAAACGAGATTGTAGAATTGATTCCCGATCGCATCAGGAAGTATTTTACCAATTGAAGCCAAAGAATAAATACCGCCAATTTCTGAAGCTATTTCCAAAATCGCCTGATATTTGGTCAAGTAAAAACTATCTGGTTTCCAAAGGTAAAGCGTATCAAAAACCTGGTTGGGCAGATTTCGTTCATTCAAAAATTTCTGTCCAAATTCCGATTGTAATGACGAGAACAAGAACTTGTCATTTTTATCCTTCTCCAAGATCCATTGCACCCAATGGTTGCAAAATCCACATTCGCCATCATAGAAAACGATGTTCTTGTCTTTGAAACTTACTGAGATATCTGTGGTCATAAGGCGTTGGCTTGTTGGATTTGTTTTTGGACCATTCGAAAATAATCCACTAGTTGTTTTCTTTGTTCATCGGTCAATTTCGCATCGGGATGTCCGAGTGTGTAACTTTCCAAAGGCATTTTCTTTTGCTCCACATATTCCGCAGCCTCTTCCAATTTATGGATTTGACGTTTGGAATCGTAGGTTGCAAATGTAGAGAAATTAAGCTCCAGTCTTGCCTCATCAATATGACTTTTCAAAAGCCAACCCGCTGGCTGAATGTAACTGTAAGCCGGATATTTGGTCTCGTTGGAATGACAATCGTAGCAGGAATTTCTGATGATGTTGGCAATCGGTTCCGGCGTATTTTTAATTTTTATAAAATCCATTCCATCATTG belongs to Chryseobacterium sp. KACC 21268 and includes:
- a CDS encoding DUF393 domain-containing protein; this encodes MTTDISVSFKDKNIVFYDGECGFCNHWVQWILEKDKNDKFLFSSLQSEFGQKFLNERNLPNQVFDTLYLWKPDSFYLTKYQAILEIASEIGGIYSLASIGKILPDAIGNQFYNLVSRNRKKLAANQCFLPSAEQRKKFIN
- a CDS encoding DUF4290 domain-containing protein, producing the protein MDYNTDRTQLLLPEYGRNIQQLVEHCKTLQTKEERNEMALAIIEFMGQRNPHLRDEENYKHKLWDHLFILADHNLDVDSPYPVLSADDLITKPRKMDYPSLDNAYKFYGKSILQLIEKAIALEEGDEKEALTHVIANNMKKSYNVYNKEHVQDDVIFRHLKELSNDKLDLTTLESLERSKIYYAANRNNNNRNPNSNNRNPNQNNNNNNRRNNFQNHKNKRK
- a CDS encoding heme-binding domain-containing protein; this translates as MKKVLIVLLVAFIMIQFFQIDKVNPATNDGMDFIKIKNTPEPIANIIRNSCYDCHSNETKYPAYSYIQPAGWLLKSHIDEARLELNFSTFATYDSKRQIHKLEEAAEYVEQKKMPLESYTLGHPDAKLTDEQRKQLVDYFRMVQKQIQQANAL